In the genome of Bombyx mori chromosome 13, ASM3026992v2, the window TTTTACTTGTCTTACATTGCGTGCAGTGCAAAAAACctaattcaaatataatttttcaatcaCGATTTTATGTACCTGcataatatttaagttttttttgtaacaaacaGAACCAATTATTAGTTCCTATTTATTTCAGGGTGATGAAGAAAAGTCAAAAGCTCCTCTAAGTGAGGAAATTGAGCCGGAACGTGGTAACTGGACGGGACGGTTTGATTTCCTTTTGTCTTTATTGGGATACAGTGTCGGTTTAGGAAACGTGTGGCGGTTTCCTTATCTTTGCTACAATAATGGCGGAGGTAAcaataataagtataaaaaacTAGTATTAGATCTACGATCAGATCTATGTATATAATGAAATGTGTATTTTACAGGTGCTTTTCTGATTCCATTTACGGTGATGCTCGTGATAGCTGGTCTGCCACTGATGTTTATGGAACTGTCTTTCGGTCAATATGCTGCTTTGGGTCCTGTTGCCGTTTACAACAAATTCTGTCCTCTCTTTCGAGGGCTTGGATACGGCATGGTCATTGTTTCTAGTATTGTCATGCTATATTACAATCTGATTATAGCTTGGACAATATTTTACATGACTGTCTCATTTTCGAGTATATTCTATCAATTACCTTGGCAAAATTGCAAGGCTGAATGGAGTACAAAACGTACGTtcacataaattataaaaatgtgttctacaaaatgACAAAAACTTTAAGTTTCTCTTTGAATTTTTCTTCCCTAGATTGCTACTCTTATGAAGAAGCAGACGAATGCGAAGCTCAAAACGGAACGTACTATTTGAGACAATGTTTCAACCAGAGCTATTCAGTTTCACACAATATAACGGCCTTAGCCAAAACCGCGCTTAGAAGACCTCCAGCTGAAGAATACTTTACGTAAGATAGTCGCATTTGTCATCCtttcaaaaaagaaatttatgtaacgttttaataaaactttaaatgtttttaggAACCAAGTGCTAGGTTTATCGAGTGGAATAGAGGAGACGGGCGAAATTCGTTTGGGAATGGCTATGTGTTTGTTAGCTGCTTGGGTGATTGTCTTTTTATGCCTGTGCAAAGGAGTGCAGTCTTCTGGCAAGGTTTGTTAAGTAccacctttttaatttttatttattaggtacgGAAATTAAGTTTTGTCGTTACtacaaataaactttataataataatacaaaacttCAATACTGACTAACAATTGTTTTTAACGATCAGAAACGAACTTAAGCTAtgacctcattttcatttccgaAGTTTCACTTTTGCTGGAGTTTCAAGTTAATTGTTCGTTATTTAAACGATGAAGGAAGTTTACTTGTAGGGAAAAATGCAATTAGAGCAGCAATAAAGTGagcacaaaattaaaatatacgaaTATACAATGTCTTGAATACAATTTAAACTCAAttggtgttatttttatttaggtttTATGATTAcactacttagtctggccataaatagtgttacaattaaaaataaacaaaatgttacatttgaatttggaatctctcatttttatatgatgctcattgagttttctcattttggcgccaatatattgtacaatattttgcgatattaaaatagagtggggtgataaagagaaccgaatcgctgtgattgcattacacaaagtaggtatggagccaaatgcaatttttagcaacactcggcgccaggtcattaagctcggtctacgcagtcttggttggaaacgaacgtttcggacttcatcagagctgaagactggccgtcgtctaggcccgatcttaatccgctggctTATgttttatggtcagttttagagagtacggcttgctctaaacgccatgctaatttggagtccctaaaacaatccgtacgattggcagtgaaaaattttcccatggaaagagtgcgtgcttctattgataactggcctcaacgtttaaaggactgtattgcagccaatggagaccacttcgaataagctttttatactttaaattgttttatatttatgtattaaactaacacactgtaaaagtaataaatgttatttgcaatagattttttttttgtaacagtatatatggccagactaagtatatacctACACGTAtggtttttaataattattatgagcGCTTAAAGGTACATACTTGAcgagtttttttcattttaagcgTTAATATTATTGACATTAATAAATCTGTAACTTGGTAAATATTAATAGACCCCGGTTTCAACCATTTTAAGGATTGAGTATTGACCGAATGAATTCCTCATAAGACGGGTTCCGaaaatacgaaaataaaaatatggaaAAGTCAACAAATCGACCATTGTGAACACCCTGAACAGACTGCTAGATGTATGAAGGAGGAACGTAAATCTGAATAaatgatatttataaattagtctTATTTTGTTGAGTTTTGTTTGTGACACCGATCATTCGATTACCATTACGATTACGATTAAGCGCCCAATCTGTCTATAAACTgttaatattaattgaattaaattgtttatttgtcaCAGGTGGTTTATTTTACTGCTCTGTTCCCATACGTGGTTTTGGTAATCCTATTTTTCCGAGGAGTGACATTACCTGGCGCAATTACTGGTATTCTATTTTACCTTACACCGGATTTTAGTCAGCTAGCCAATGCTCAGGTaactaataaagtaataaaatttaatgaaatatataacgtatgcgtttaaaaatataatagtttaagcATTGTGTTTAATTTCTGTAGGTATGGGGAGATGCGgctgttcaaatattttttgcattaaGTCCAGCATGGGGTGGTCTGATCACACTTTCTTCATATAACAAATTCTCTAACAATTGCTATATGTGAGTACAACTGATTTCATGTAACataatttttctcataaatcAATTATCTGGGAGTTTGTTCGATCATCGCGCAAAAGTTAAAGTACCTTCCGACTTTCATGGGTTTTTTAAAGCTGTCATCAGACTTAACGATTGATAAGTTTAAATTTCACGTCACTGATGGGAACCAAGAAGAAACCAATTTGAGGAGCTCCTTCAATATGCGCATACAAATTTGTGGGAACACCCATatacttattatataaatttacttatcttaaataaattacattccaCTGTGTCATAAACAATAACTGTTTATTTTACAGAGATTCCCTAATAGTGGCCGTGTCGAACATAGCGACATCATTTTTTGCCGGTTTGGTAATATTCTCAGTAATCGGTTTTCTGGCACATGAGTTAAATGTGAGTGTAGATCGCGTGGTTGATCAGGGAGCAGGACTTGCCTTCATCGTCTATCCAGAGGTTGTGACAAGGCTGCCTATTTCACCGCTTTGgtccattttgttttttgttatgctTTTGACCCTTGGACTGGATTCACAggtaagaaaaaatatacaaattaagAGAAACGTTTCAAAGCCGAAGCGAATCGTCGATTccgttatttaaattatttatttattacgtttatAAACAGAGAACGATGTTAATTTCCCAAATGAAGCATAACTTTTCTGTTTTGTCAACTCACAATATAAAGTTAAACAGACACTCCCCTTGTCACACGAGTTCATTGAATCCGCACGTCAGCtgattttattcaatatttttcggTTTTTGCGATTTTCGTgttagaataaattaaaatggcaTTAAAATCTGCCTTGGTTTTCTTACACCCTTAATTATGAGACAAATGGCctataatcaaaaatataatataatagtgacTAAATTACAATTTGCAATTTCAGTTTGCATTGATGGAAACCGTTACAACTGCCATATTAGACAGATTTCCCAACTTCCGCCAGAAAAAAGGCTGGGTAGTGTTTATTGTTGCTGTTTTTGGATATCTAGGTGGACTCATCTTTACTACGAACGTAAGTAGTTTAGCTTAACTTAAGtaatttttatggtttttattctttaaagcgaatttgtcaaaattaattacaattccAAAACATATGCTGAGATGCCAGATGATCTCGTATCAACTATTTTAGCTATCGACATTTAGGTATTCGATTCTCAGTGTCTTTAGGTAGGTACTACTAATTTTCAGTCATTCTTCCTGGTACCTAATACTTCCCCTTATATTCTTAACACTTCTATCGATTTCTATCTAACCCTGAGCTTGACTTCTCGCGagcaataatataaataccAATTTCAGAGTGGTATGTACTGGCTGCAACTGATGGATAAATATGCTGCGAATTGGTCGGTCCTGATCATAGCCATTGGAGAATGCATTCTCATTGCTTGGATATATGGTGCGGAGAAATTCTGCGGGGATATTCAGCGTATGATTGGTCGTCAGTCCAAATTGTGGGTGTACTTTTGGAGCGCTATGTGGCGCATTATCACCCCCGCTGCATTGGTGGTATGTTATATAACTTGaattattcaatattaataatattctagCATTACGGTTTGAATGATAAGTCAGCGGGTAGTTCAAGACCACCTTAAGCCTAAACGCAAACTCTACCTTACCAGACAAAAGCCTCTACTTGTTTGTACCGTTTTGAAAAGTAGTACAGCATTTTTacaatatgagtcgtctattatcaaaggtggcaatctgtgcatttggacaaaaaaaatttattgatatgtcaatacagattgatttgaatataatcgtctccttcaaagaatacggttcaaaacctgcattaaataaaggttaatagttaacctgttatttatctaagatgtcgttccgaagagttttgtgactgccaatggaatacaaagtcaataattcgtttttctgatttaccaatcattgttcaaaagtcagattgccggctttgataatagtcgactcatattatatttttacaatctttcgagatttttgagttttcgtATGTCAAAGTGAGTGGCGCTATTCTTGTTCGCTTGTAGCCACTACGGCAACCAGCTAACATCGTGATGTGTATCGCCAaggatataataaaaacaacgcTGAATTAATTGTCCATTTCATAACAAGAATATAAAAATTCAATGTTTAGATCTTCTGCAGTGTTATTGATGCCGGAGATGTGTATACGATCAGTAAGAAGTACCTACCACCAGATTCATgtatattttaacaaattttgGACTTGTTGTGGGTTGGAGAACCCCTGGGGCATAATGTTACTAATCAATTAGCCGAATTAATCAATTAGAATAAATTAACAGGTGAATTAATTTACAGTTCATCCTAGTGTTCAACTGGATTGAGTACAAGCCTGCTTCGTATGGGCACTATGTTTATCCAATGTGGGCCGATGCTGTGGGTTGGACATTGGGAGTGCTACCCGTCGTCGTCGTTGTGCTGATGGCTGTCGATCAGATTTGCAGTGGCCCTGATGATCTGACCATAATGGAGGTTTGTTAACATTTAACAAGTATAAGAATTCAACAACAGCTTTTTGGtggtatttacaatatttaaaattaaatataatatcttgTGTGTTGGTTGGTAATTACATAGTTTAAATGTTGGCGCGCTTGTCTAAAGTAAAACTATACTAAAAATGATGTTCCACAAATGATTTCTTCGCGGCACCAATACGTAAGATGGTGTTTTTCGCCCGTTCACTTTTTCGCCGAATCCTCGCAGCGGGTCGTTAGTCCGTTCCAATGCTAGATGCACTGGCCAAGTAGCTCTTCTAGTGGCGTTCGCAAAGATGTTAGCAAACTCGAGCTAAAAGGCCCGATACAAAAACCCTGtcatattgttttattgttcgcTGGCGTTATGGATTAatctaatgaaaattaaaaacagactgatagtttaaaattattttaagtttcgtTGTATTAAGTTCGTTTTACTTGCAAATGCAAACTCGCAATCAGAATATGCCGTTTTGACGTTTCTTGCAAATATAACATAGAAGTAGTGTACACTATGTGTCCGTACAATATGAGTGTGatagtatatatgtacatatacaaaatatataatttagataTGTATATAACATATGGTAATGATCGTCAAGACTCAATAGATCATCAAAGTTCAAAAATCAAAGTACCGATAATCGTAAAGCATGCTTGAATAAGCAAAACCTTGTAGGGGTAGGAATGCTAATAGCCAATAGCTTATACAAGAAAATTTCCATAAAACCCATCCTTTGATGTTGATAGAAAGCACGAGTACTGGCACGACCGACTGAAGAATGGGGTCAAGCGGGTTCTACGGCAACGTGCTTGTCTACTCTGCGCGTTGAAACAGAGCTTTCTCCGCCAGTGCTGCTTCTGCACGGACGCCCTGTGTTAAGGGAGCGTGGTGCTTGACCCCCGCATCATCCGCTCATCGCTAAGCGGAAGGTGAtacaattttatcattttatagGTTTAAAAGTATATAAACATGTGTGTCACTTTGTCTTCAGtgagttgcgattccgatccagagGTAGgctcagcgaagcactgctcttgctaggccaagtgttagcaagttctctcagaCAGAGCTTTGTGAGCTCGCATATCAAACCGGCTAAACTTGAATAGCCCCTGGAGGCTATCAGCGATTAGGCAAGGGGAAAAACATAGCTTAGTATCAGGTCACTGTGTTTTATCTGTCAccgattatttatttagaatgaATATAACCCTTCATTAGACCAATATTCAGATATTACTGCGAACACAAGTATGCTTACAATCCATTTAATGCTCTTTAGAGTTTAATATTTTGCGAACAAAAAACCTAAAGTTTCAGATTTTTTCTCACTTTAATGCTTTTCTGATGCGTTGTATCAGAATCTTTCAGTGTTTTTCACTACAGTTGTTTAGATCCTAATTACGGTTCAAATTGCCTAAATTTGTTCTTTTAAAAAAGATAGgcgtaatataattaaataagtaacatTCGTTTTGAAAGTGAGAACACTAtgagacaatttttttaaaatattgtcttttttataatgatttaaaatgataatatgtagTTTGATATAAATATTTGATGAGATTGTTTATCAACTGCCCTATTTGGTGGTCCTTAATAATGAAATAGGAAGCATATTTTACTAGAGTATCATATGTTGACTTATATGGTCGCTGGCTTAGCTGAGTCGTTGGCTTGGCTTTGGCTGAGTAATCGGAAGCACGTTGTAtacctgtattttttttgttgcttagatgggtggacgagctcacagcccatctggtgttaagtggttactggagcctatagacatcttcTTGGCTTTTGTTTGGGcgaataatgttaaattttgaCTGGAGCTGCTAGAATACACACTTCATCCACCTTGACATACGAATTCCAAGTCTCCAAGTGTGTAACGGGTCTCTtatccttcaaatcggaacacaTGATTGCTTCGCATTCAGTAGAGCTAGGCAGGGCGCTTGTACTTCTCTATGCGGGCACACAATACCATCAGTTTTGACGTGAACTTGTATAGAAATCCTAACaactaatttaattatattatttgcttATTCCTTAGAAATCGCAAGATGGAGGTGACTCTACATCTGTTACGAGTGCAGCAGAAAATGAGATAAAAAAGGCTGAAGTGTCAATAAAAACTAAGAGAAACTCTATCAAGAAAAAGGTACAGAATTTAAGTCATGAATCTGATGATGCCGTTAACGAACCCTTACTTAGAAATGAATCAGATAACAATAGTCAAAGTGCCAAATTTATTCCCGCACCAAAAACAGAGAGTGCCAGTGATATCATAcgtgataaaaattatatttttaatgacgcGAAAATGAAATTAACTGGTATTCAAAATAACACAAACGACTTTCCACCACATAAGCTGGACTGTACAGAAACGGCCCCTTTTCATAATCATATGAATACAAATGTTTTCAATAGCTTTGATCCTACTAGAAATGCTTCATTACCCAAAACTCAAATATTGGTTGAAATAGAGGGATGTAAGTCAATTCCGTATAACCCAAGCTCACTCATTTTTACAACGGCTAGAAtacataatgataataaatctaaaaactTGGAACCAGTACAGATGACAGCCGTGCCAATATTATCAACTATTGAAGTAAGCATGTCAAACAATAAGAAATCCaatgatacattaaaaactatgACTTCTACGGCGAATACAAACGTAAAAGAAGAACAACAGAAAGCCGAACCTGATGCAGTGTGTCAAGGTATAATGACTAAGCCATCTGATACGAAAATACATCATAGTATTAAAGGTAATACTGCAGCAAACGGTAAAAACATTCTAAAATATGCTAAAAACTCGACAAACAATGTTTCGGTGAACCCTGAAGCAAAACTGTCACTAGAAAGTAAAATTGTCCCACAAACAGAGGATAAATCCCAACAAAATAAGACCACTTTATTAGGTGGAAGCGGCAAAAAAGACGGTAAAGGTTCAAAGGAAAATGAGTCGAGTAATAATTGTGAaaatatgaaaaagaaaaatgttaGCGAGAGTAAAGCAGATGAcattaaaaactcaaaaaataataatactttaaattctGGAGAAAATAAAACGGATATATCAACAAAGCAAAATTTACAGAGTGTTAAATGTGGAATTTCTTCTTATAGCAACAAGTCATCCAAAGACACGGTGTCTGCAATAAAACAGTTACCAAGGCAGAAAACTGCCATTGTAGAAGATATTGATGATTTACCATGTAAAACAAaatctgtaaaaactgaaactacTACTATCAGTGCTTCAAAAGAAACTACGAAAGTACCTGTTGATGTTATAAAGTCATCCAAAGGTTCGACGCAGCATAATGTCTCAATCATCAATgatcaaaatattataaaaacaagcGTTATTAATAGTCCAATTACAACAATCATCACTTCTACTACTTCGCCCAAGTCCTCTTCGGTAATTATAACGAAACCCGTTGCAGTTACAGCGCCTATATCGACTATTTTAACACCAATTGCCTCCACGTCAAGACCTAAAATACCTTTAGATTCGAAACCAAGTTCCACACAGAATACTACGGTTGTGACAAAAACAACCAGCAGCGGTCTGTGTATAAAATCAGAAACAAGTGTTTCTTCTCCAgctgcaataaataataaacccaTTGTTACCAATACGGTAAAATCGGATTCTGGTCTTAACAATTCGACGGCCTTAAAGAATGTTGTGAAATCACCACTAGCTAAAACTGCTTCGGTGAAAACACCAACAACCAATGTGAACAAAGTACCATCAGCAATAAAATCAACAGTTTCAGTGAGTACGCCAAAATCACAAGCGCCAACGTCGACTGTAAATATGGCATTGACTTCAGCCAATAATATTTCCAAATCAGAGACAAGTAAAAACAATGGGTCAAAACCTaacgaatttaaaaaagatgATAGAAGTTTTAATGTCTAACATTTGCAGATTATTGTTTCaaacaataacattttaaaaccaAAGCTCAAATCAAAGTGCTAATTTCATTATTTgagttttttattacttaaagtttatactatttattaaaatctgtttaaagtacaaaataatttatctaaaaCGTAAGTTGCACACAGTTTTTTTGGACTTTTCTCAGTTTGCCAATAAATAAGATGAAGCTCATTTAAGTTATAGTGTAAATAATTAATCATAGGTAAGGTTtggatttttaaaaaatatttaaattccgACACGTGTCGAGACGACAAACCAAAAGAATATTAATGCCATGTGTCGATTAAACACAAAGAAATGCACGAATATTAATTGCATCTTGCAATGGTTGTTTAGTGAATTTATCATATTTGCTCACGTTATAAACGGAATTGACATAAAATTTAGTACCTACTCTGTCTTttacaacaataattatattattattaggatTATTTGTTATGTCCATCCTATACATATGATTTGTGTATCGTTGCATAGCATATAAAATTCTTCTGAAACAAGGTACatgtatgttttctttttattaagtaGATTAGTGGTGCTAATTGTAAAACAATACTTTTCATagacaatattatattttcgaaACAATTTTCAGATGATTTAATAAATCATCTCTTATATTGTCAATTTGtgcaattatttatttgaatgaatttaaatttaaaaacaacacacTTGTTAACAAGTCCTTTTTTATGACGTAATATCTTTATTACGATAGGGTCTGTATAAAGCATAGAATACAATTTGAAGGTGAATAGTTTGCATTCAACTTACAAGCAAAAACAAATCTCTCTTAAACTTATCATATTCATTTCTATactttatgtacatacatacgtctgcaTAGTTATCAGATTTACACTATAAGAATTAGGAGCTCTCGTTTATCTGATCTTTTAAACCAGTGATTTAAAAGGGTATTAATTGGGTATTTACCAAAAACAATATTCGACTTTTTCCATTATAAACAATTGCTGagatattcatttatattataaagtCGAAAGAAACGCATTATAACATGATCTCAGAGGTTTCATTTAGTAGGGATGAGCTTTGTTATGCTTTGTGGCTTTTACAGCGGCTTGGCATTAAATATACCGTCAGTTCGTCTGTCTatctaaatcaataaaataaccaccattccccatggaacatactaCGTAAAAGACAGAGGGAACTAAAGTCTCTCAATATACCCAGGGGTTTTGAACAATTTATGAGACTGCGATTATGGAGGAACCGAATGGACTTCTCTTCTGTATCGAGTCAAATGGAGCTGCACATTGAGAGTCTCGGCTCACAGACGTTAGCAGACTTAGCTCGTGTAAACCATTCGTGAAGTACTACTTCGCTCTGTTCAGGCCTCTTAAACGTGAGACTGTATCTTTCAAACGCACCACTCCAAATTTCAAACGTCATGTCAAATGTCCGTCTTCCATGCGTTCACGTATGGTTCCGATTGACTTAGAACTTAGTGCAGTTGTAATGACCATTTCATCATCAATAACTTGCGATGGCTGAATGGTGCATAATTACATAGCCTCTACCAATCGgtgtttttcttaaatttaggCATATCGGAGAGTGAACTGGTTTCACTATAACATAACatttaatttcacaaaaaattgttataatttttcatttttaaataaataggtcATACGTATAATAGATAGGCATCAGTGCCATTTTTTTGTAATCCGCGCTATTTCAAATTTGTTAACTGAAATTCATGAAATGAGGTTTTTATCACACTATTGAAACTGCACAAAAACTTCTTGCAATTAATTAGTTGCATTAAAAGTATTTGAATCGAAAATTTGAAGCCAAAACTTCAGATAGGCAGTAGAAGCATTCAAATAATTAGGAGGTCAGTGCACTTTCAGGAAGTATTTCTAGTTAATCGTATTCGGAAATGcgtacttttaataaaatattgaaccTACATTATTACCTTTGTAGATAATGAATTAGGAACTTAGATTCGTCTTTAGGTACTTAACTCAAATTGTAGATTTATAGATAATAAGGGAAGTTATTGTCCTCTGTTGAgttgttataatttttagataactttattttgataaataaaccGGTTTATCCCGTCATTAGTAAAATGAAGTCGCATTATGCAGATTCATGGGTAATGTattgattaatataattattgagacatttttcatattttttcgaTAAATAAATCCTGTTTAGTTACTGGTTAAGCGTGACTACCCCCTGTACCCTTCCGGGGAATTATCTTATAGGGAATAGTCACAGTTTGACAAAATGAATGTAATCGCGATACGCGTGTGACGCGTGTAGAACTGTAGGTGCATAGATATGTTACATCGTTTACCTGTATTATAATTGATATAATAAGGGAATGCAAAAGCGTGCGTCACGGGCAGCAACGGTAAGCAATCATCGAGCAATAACCGTATCGCCATAGCATTTGGCATGTTGCggaaaatatctttaaatttcaGATACGTACGTGTTTCTACAAGACAATTAACAATGCCTAATAATTATTAGCATATTGTTGTTAAACTTGATGTATTTTAGAGAATTATTGATGAAATCGATGTTACATAgatgtttattgtaaataattagATTAAAATGATGCCAGAGTCGTGTGGAATGATTTAGAGGTGTTATAGAAGGCTGTATTTTTGGTGATATTTTAGAAAGGAAGGATGCATATCTttggtaatattatttaaatataacactGGAAATTTGTGTCAAGAGAAAGGATATAGAAACGGTAACGATGTGATAACTGTAATGTGCGAAGGATTAGTATTAGTGTTGTTGtgctattaataaaatatgttcaaCCGTGTTTACTGTGCtggttttatttcatcaaacattttaatattacaatattttttgcatTAAACAAAGTATATATGtgcatatatatgtattatccgtttttttattgtactacCACTACTATTATTGattacaagattttttttttttttaattaagtactaTTTTCAGAATCTTTCATTTCCCTTCTCTTCAAGATAAACATAGATAAAACCTATAATAGTAATATCTCAACTATTAACTATTAATAACCTTGACTCATGACCAAAATGGGGATTCAATAACCTTGGATTATGATAAAACGGCGGCACACTTACGTATTGTTTCTTGAACGAGCAACATAAATTACAAGTACCAAATCAAATACCTGGCCACGTAAAGGCTTTTATAGTAGTGACGTAGGACTTTCTTAAATTGCTTTATGTATAGTGGCAATCGTGTCGGTCGTTTATCGTGAACGCACGGTTGAGCCACGCCGGTCGTCCACTCGAATGCGTTGCTTCAGAGTACAGTCGGCTACGCTTCTCGACAACGGGCAGCCAACGTCGTGGCTGCCTAAATAGTGTATCCTCTATGCTGCTTCCCGATAAACGTGtattaattcaattataaataaatttaatagataTTCCTCATTTGATTAATTATGGAACAAGTgattaatattttctattaaCGGTCATTGTTGGTCTAACGTGATAatgtttcgttttatttttaccaGAGGTGATTTAGTGTGAAGTTAACTTTCCAGTTGGATTGACAGGTTGGTTTTATTAAACATTTTGGATTTATTAGACCAGTGACAAGAGTTTTCCATGAAACTTTTTGctacttaacaaaatatttgttgtttCATTTTAATGGTGAAATATCTAAATggtgttagtaaaattaaacgTACAATTTTGCGACTCTTTAGTACAGAACACATCCAcccatttattattaattttgtgttGGATAATCAATGTATAgtcactaaaaatattttttattacaatgaaatatttaataggttaataacatttcaatattttctattAGTACTTACTAATATTAGCAAATAACTACCTTGCTTTTACCACTTA includes:
- the LOC101736810 gene encoding sodium- and chloride-dependent glycine transporter 1, encoding MESSAYIPAVTKSIPAMDVKFSEGDEEKSKAPLSEEIEPERGNWTGRFDFLLSLLGYSVGLGNVWRFPYLCYNNGGGAFLIPFTVMLVIAGLPLMFMELSFGQYAALGPVAVYNKFCPLFRGLGYGMVIVSSIVMLYYNLIIAWTIFYMTVSFSSIFYQLPWQNCKAEWSTKHCYSYEEADECEAQNGTYYLRQCFNQSYSVSHNITALAKTALRRPPAEEYFTNQVLGLSSGIEETGEIRLGMAMCLLAAWVIVFLCLCKGVQSSGKVVYFTALFPYVVLVILFFRGVTLPGAITGILFYLTPDFSQLANAQVWGDAAVQIFFALSPAWGGLITLSSYNKFSNNCYIDSLIVAVSNIATSFFAGLVIFSVIGFLAHELNVSVDRVVDQGAGLAFIVYPEVVTRLPISPLWSILFFVMLLTLGLDSQFALMETVTTAILDRFPNFRQKKGWVVFIVAVFGYLGGLIFTTNSGMYWLQLMDKYAANWSVLIIAIGECILIAWIYGAEKFCGDIQRMIGRQSKLWVYFWSAMWRIITPAALVFILVFNWIEYKPASYGHYVYPMWADAVGWTLGVLPVVVVVLMAVDQICSGPDDLTIMEKARVLARPTEEWGQAGSTATCLSTLRVETELSPPVLLLHGRPVLRERGA